From Leishmania braziliensis MHOM/BR/75/M2904 complete genome, chromosome 35:
tcgtcgtcctcgtcgtctgcgccgtccagcagcagctctgcgccgtcgtcgtcctcgtcgtctgcaccgtccagcagcagctccgcgccgtcgtcgtcctcgtcgtctgcgccgtccagcagcagctctgcgccgtcgtcgtcctcgtcgtctgcgccgtccagcagcagctccgcgccgtcgtcgtcctcgtcgtctgcgccgtccagcagcagctctgcgccgtcgtcgtcctcgtcgtctgcgccgtccagcagcagctccgcgccgtcgtcctcgtcgtctgcaccgtccagcagcagctccgcgccgtcgtcgtcctcgtcgtctgcgccgtcgtcctcgtcgtctgcaccgtccagcagcagctctgcgccgtcgtcgtcctcgtcgtctgcgccgtccagcagcagctccgcgccgtcgtcgtcctcgtcgtctgcgccgtccagcagcagctccgcgccgtcgtcgtcctcgtcgtctgcgccgtccagcagcagctccgcgccgtcgtcctcgtcgtctgcaccgtccagcagcagctctgcgccgtcgtcgtcctcgtcgtctgcgccgtccagcagcagctccgcgccgtcgtcgtcctcgtcgtctgcgccgtccagcagcagctccgcgccgtcgtcgtcctcgtcgtctgcaccgtccagcagcagctccgcgccgtcgtcgtcctcgtcgtctgcaccgtccagcagcagctccgcgccgtcgtcgtcctcgtcgtctgcgccgtccagcagcagctccgcgccgtcgtcctcgtcgtctgcaccgtccagcagcagctccgcgccgtcgtcgtcctcgtcgtctgcaccgtccagcagcagctccgcgccgtcgtcgtcctcgtcgtctgcaccgtccagcagcagctccgcgccgtcgtcgtcctcgtcgtctgcaccgtccagcagcagctccgcgccgtcgtcgtcctcgtcgtctgcgccgtccagcagcagctccgcgccgtcgtcgtcctcgtcgtctgcgccgtccagcagcagctccgcgccgtcgtcgtcctcgtcgtctgcgccgtccagcagcagctccgcgccgtcgtcgtcctcgtcgtctgcgccgtccagcagcagctccgcgccgtcgtcgtcctcgtcgtctgcaccgtccagcagcagctctgcgccgtcgtcgtcctcgtcgtctgcaccgtccagcagcagctccgcgccgtcgtcgtcctcgtcgtctgcgccgtccagcagcagctccgcgccgtcgtcgtcctcgtcgtctgcaccgtccagcagcagctccgcgccgtcgtcctcgtcgtctgcaccgtccagcagcagctccgcgccgtcgtcgtcttcgtcgtcctcgtcgtctgcgccgtccagcagcagctccgcgccgtcgtcgtcctcgtcgtctgcgccgtccagcagcagctccgcgccgtcgtcgtcctcgtcgtctgcaccgtccagcagcagctccgcgccgtcgtcgtcctcgtcgtctgcaccgtccagcagcagctccgcgccgtcgtcgtcctcgtcgtctgcaccgtccagcagcagctccgcgccgtcgtcgtcctcgtcgtctgcgccgtccagcagcagctccgcgccgtcgtcgtcctcgtcgtctgcgccgtccagcagcagctccgcgccgtcgtcgtcctcgtcgtctgcgccgtccagcagcagctccgcgccgtcgtcgtcctcgtcgtctgcgccgtccagcagcagctccgcgccgtcgtcgtcctcgtcgtctgcaccgtccagcagcagctccgcgccgtcgtcgtcctcgtcgtctgcgccgtccagcagcagctccgcgccgtcgtcgtcctcgtcgtctgcaccgtccagcagcagctccgcgccgtcgtcgtcctcgtcgtctgcgccgtccagcagcagctccgcgccgtcgtcgtcctcgtcgtctgcgccgtccagcagcagctccgcgccgtcgtcgtcctcgtcgtctgcaccgtccagcagcagctccgcgccgtcgtcgtcctcgtcgtctgcaccgtccagcagcagctccgcgccgtcgtcctcgtcgtctgcaccgtccagcagcagctccgcgccgtcgtcctcgtcgtctgcaccgtccagcagcagctccgcgccgtcgtcgtcctcgtcgtctgcaccgtccagcagcagctccgcgccgtcgtcgtcctcgtcgtctgcgccgtccagcagcagctccgcgccgtcgtcgtcctcgtcgtctgcaccgtccagcagcagctccgcgccgtcgtcgtcctcgtcgtctgcgccgtccagcagcagctccgcgccgtcgtcgtcctcgtcgtctgcgccgtccagcagcagctccgcgccgtcgtcgtcctcgtcgtctgcgccgtccagcagcagctccgcgccgtcgtcgtcctcgtcgtctgcgccgtccagcagcagctccgcgccgtcgtcgtcctcgtcgtctgcgccgtccagcagcagctccgcgccgtcgtcgtcctcgtcgtctgcgccgtccagcagcagctccgcgccgtcgtcgtcctcgtcgtctgcaccgtccagcagcagctctgcgccgtcgtcgtcctcgtcgtctgcgccgtccagcagcagctccgcgccgtcgtcctcgtcgtctcgTCGAGagtctgcgccgtccagcagcagctccgcgccgtcgtcgtcctcgtcgtctgcgccgtccagcagcagctccgcgccgtcgtcgtcctcgtcgtctgcgccgtccagcagcagctccgcgccgtcgtcgtcctcgtcgtctgcgccgtccagcagcagctccgcgccgtcgtcgtcctcgtcgtctgcgccgtccagcagcagctccgcgccgtcgtcctcgtcgtctgcaccgtccagcagcagctccgcgccgtcgtcgtcctcgtcgtctgcgccgtccagcagcagctccgcgccgtcgtcctcgtcgtctgcaccgtccagcagcagctccgcgccgtcgtcgtcctcgtcgtctgcgccgtccagcagcagctccgcgccgtcgtcctcgtcgtctgcacgccgtccagcagcagctccgcgccgtcgtcgtcgtcttcgtcgtctgcgccgtccagcagcagctccgcgcgtcgtcgtcctcgtcgtctgcgccgtcccagcagcagctccgcgccgtcgtcgtcctcgtcgtctgcgccgtccagcagcagctccgcgccgtcgtcgtcctcgtcgtctgcgccgtccagcagcagctccgcgccgtcgtcgtcctcgtcgtctgcaccgtccagcagcagctccgcgccgtcgtcgtcctcgtcgtctgcaccgtccagcagcagctccgcgccgtcgtcgtcctcgtcgtctgcgccgtccagcagcagctccgcgccgtcgtcgtcctcgtcgtctgcgccgtccagcagcagctccgcgccgtcgtcgtcctcgtcgtctgcgccgtccagcagcagctccgcgccgtcgtcgtcctcgtcgtctgcgccgtccagcagcagctccgcgccgtcgtcgtcctcgtcgtctgcgccgtccagcagcagctccgcgccgtcgtcgtcctcgtcgtctgcgccgtccagcagcagctccgcgccgtcgtcgtcctcgtcgtctgcgccgtccagcagcagctccgcgccgtcgtcgtcctcgtcgtctgcgccgtccagcagcagctccgcgccgtcgtcctcgtcgtctgcaccgtccagcagcagctccgcgccgtcgtcgtcctcgtcgtctgcgccgtccagcagcagctccgcgccgtcgtcctcgtcgtctgcaccgtccagcagcagctccgcgccgtcgtcgtcctcgtcgtctgcgccgtccagcagcagctccgcgccgtcgtcctcgtcgtctgcaccgtccagcagcagctccgcgccgtcgtcgtcctcgtcgtctgcgccgtccagcagcagctccgcgccgtcgtcgtcctcgtcgtctgcgccgtccagcagcagctccgcgccgtcgtcctcgtcgtctgcaccgtccagcagcagctccgcgccgtcgtcctcgtcgtctgcaccgtccagcagcagctccgcgccgtcgtcgtcctcgtcgtctgcgccgtccagcagcagctccgcgccgtcgtcctcgtcgtctgcaccgtccagcagcagctccgcgccgtcgtcgtcctcgtcgtctgcgccgtccagcagcagctccgcgccgtcgtcctcgtcgtctgcaccgtccagcagcagctccgcgccgtcgtcgtcctcgtcgtctgcgccgtccagcagcagctccgcgccgtcgtcctcgtcgtctgcaccgtccagcagcagctccgcgccgtcgtcgtcctcgtcgtctgcgccgtccagcagcagctccgcgccgtcgtcctcgtcgtctgcaccgtccagcagcagctctgcgccgtcgtcgtcctcgtcgtctgcgccgtccagcagcagctccgcgccgtcgtcgtcctcgtcgtctgcgccgtccagcagcagctccgcgccgtcgtcgtcctcgtcgtctgcaccgtccagcagcagctctgcgccgtcgtcgtcctcgtcgtctgcgccgtccagcagcagctctgcgccgtcgtcgtcctcgtcgtctgcgccgtccagcagcagctccgcgccgtcgtcgtcctcgtcgtctgcgccgtccagcagcagctccgcgccgtcgtcgtcctcgtcgtctgcgccgtccagcagcagctccgcgccgtcgtcgtcctcgtcgtctgcgccgtccagcagcagctccgcgccgtcgtcgtcctcgtcgtctgcaccgtccagcagcagctccgcgccgtcgtcgtcctcgtcgtctgcgccgtccagcagcagctccgcgccgtcgtcctcgtcgtctgcgccgtccagcagcagctctgcgccgtcgtcgtcctcgtcgtctgcgccgtccagcagcagctctgcgccgtcgtcgtcctcgtcgtctgcgccgtccagcagcagctccgcgccgtcgtcgtcctcgtcgtctgcgccgtccagcagcagctccgcgccgtcgtcgtcctcgtcgtctgcgccgtccagcagcagctccgcgccgtcgtcgtcctcgtcgtctgcgccgtccagcagcagctccgcgccgtcgtcctcgtcgtctgcaccgtccagcagcagctccgcgccgtcgtcgtcctcgtcgtctgcaccgtccagcagcagctccgcgccgtcgtcgtcctcgtcgtctgcgccgtccagcagcagctccgcgccgtcgtcgtcctcgtcgtctgcgccgtccagcagcagctctgcgccgtcgtcgtcctcgtcgtctgcgccgtccagcagcagctccgcgccgtcgtcgtcctcgtcgtctgcgccgaccagcagcagctccgcgccgtcgtcctcgtcgtctgcgccgtccagcagcagctctgcgccgtcgtcgtcctcgtcgtctgcgccgtccagcagcagctctgcgccgtcgtcgtcctcgtcgtctgcaccgtccagcagcagctccgcgccgtcgtcgtcctcgtcgtctgcgccgtccagcagcagctctgcgccgtcgtcgtcctcgtcgtctgcaccgtccagcagcagctctgcgccgtcgtcgtcctcgtcgtctgcaccgtccagcagcagctccgcgccgtcgtcgtcctcgtcgtctgcaccgtccagcagcagctccgcgccgtcgtcgtcctcgtcgtctgcgccgtccagcagcagctctgcgccgtcgtcgtcctcgtcgtctgcgccgtccagcagcagctccgcgccgtcgtcgtcctcgtcgtctgcgccgtccagcagcagctccgcgccgtcgtcgtcctcgtcgtctgcaccgtccagcagcagctctgcgccgtcgtcgtcctcgtcgtctgcgccgtccagcagcagctccgcgccgtcgtcgtcctcgtcgtctgcaccgtccagcagcagctccgcgccgtcgtcgtcctcgtcgtctgcgccgtccagcagcagctccgcgccgtcgtcgtcctcgtcgtctgcgccgtccagcagcagctctgcgccgtcgtcgtcctcgtcgtctgcgccgtccagcagcaactctgcgccgtcgtcgtcctcgtcgtctgcgccgtccagcagcagctctgcgccgtcgtcgtcctcgtcgtctgcgccgtccagcagcagctccgcgccgtcgtcgtcctcgtcgtctgcaccgtccagcagcagctccgcgccgtcgtcctcgtcgtctgcaccgtccagcagcagctccgcgccgtcgtcgtcctcgtcgtctgcaccgtccagcagcagctccgcgccgtcgtcgtcctcgtcgtctgcgccgtccagcagcagctccgcgccgtcgtcgtcctcgtcgtctgcaccgtccagcagcagctccgcgctgtcgtcgtcctcgtcgtctgcaccgtccagcagcagctccgcgccgtcgtcgtcctcgtcgtctgcgccgtccagcagcagctccgcgccgtcgtcgtcctcgtcgtctgcaccgtccagcagcagctccgcgccgtcgtcgtcctcgtcgtctgcaccgtccagcagcatcTCTTTTGAATGCAATGGTAAGGTACCGTATTACTCAGCAGAACAGGTGAAGCACAGCATGCGTTTTCTCTCAGGGTTTTCGGAGTCGTTTGCTGATGCGAGTGAGACATGGAGGTGCCCTAACTTTTGTGCGTGGGATGGTGTGACATGCACTGAGGAGGGGTTTTTCTTTGAACTTGGCGGAGTGGTGACTTCTGGCACTTTACCGGAGGTTTCAGCTGACTGCAATGGTTCGTCGGTGCCCGTTTTGAAGATCAGTGCGGGTGGGGCAGAGGGCAACGTGTCTTTGAAGGGCTCTCTTCCATCCACATGGAGCGAGTTGGTGTCTCTTGTAGAGTTGGACCTTTCTCACACGGGTGTCAGCGgagcggtgccggtggcgtGGTCGGCATTATTGAGACTCAAGAAGCTTAATTTGGGCTTTAACGGTTTAAGTGGTGTTCTCCCGAAGGAATGGAGTGGACTGGCAGCACTGGAAGAGCTCTTCTTGAACGATAACAGTTTTACTGGCAGTGTACCCATTGAGTGGTTTACCATGTACAACCTGCAAATCCTCGATGTGTCCAATAACAAATTTAACGGCTTTCTTCCTGGTTTTCTTTTGGCGCCCTCACGCGCACGCATGCCCGGCGTGCT
This genomic window contains:
- a CDS encoding proteophosphoglycan ppg4, whose translation is MALLPPVTSMSRPQRHAALIAVSLFSVVLLALGAAGAHATGDNADVSACSGSSPYYTAIEHEHTRRFLESFKVAVPALASLWTCDNFCAHSGIQCTEEGLNVTLNSSVLSGSLPELPNDVDGFRVALYGLTFVGDGERLIGSLPVSWNLLTRLSHLDVRATALSGTLPETWGTPADSRVMTRRIVASPSTACNGVCLRVLRLGGNHLTGTLPANWGKMTTLQEIWINDNLFTGTLPPEWSALVNLRTLNARSNLLSGTLPAEWASMESIRQISIDNNNFCGCVPDSWKKNTQITIDADEPLWMEDCATSNGCDTNSSSSSAPSSSSSSAPSSSSLDDCYIPVPFYSPAQQNNTREFLEAFKETIPMLREIWVCPNFCTWLYVQCTSSGLALEMAGAPLAGSLPRVPTEVNVNEIVVNRVNMSDITSLGNQLPPSWGSLVSMEHIAVPGTFLFGNLPSEWGGMSGLKYLDAGGTMLTGQLPTTWSNLKNLEVLRINEAMLSGSLPDTWSSMTSLKELDLSTNTIDAILPSSWRLLKNIRSLQLQSNHLRGTLPQSWKELTNIEEFRVDDNQLIGRIPESYSAWIKIKNADLRLNNFCECLPSRWVDNNGITISATADAPVLAEDCATENQCTDIPPPSSSSSSSSAPSSSSSAPSSSSSSAPSSSSSAPSSSSSSAPSSSSSAPSSSSSAPSSSSSAPSSSSSAPSSSSSAPSSSSSAPSSSSSAPSSSSSAPSSSSSAPSSSSSSAPSSSSSAPSSSSSSAPSSSSSAPSSSSSSAPSSSSSAPSSSSSAPSSSSSAPSSSSSAPSSSSSAPSSSSSSAPSSSSSAPSSSSSSAPSSSSSAPSSSSSSAPSSSSSAPSSSSSSAPSSSSSAPSSSSSSAPSSSSSAPSSSSSSAPSSSSSAPSSSSSSAPSSSSSAPSSSSSSAPSSSSSAPSSSSSSAPSSSSSAPSSSSSSAPSSSSSAPSSSSSSAPSSSSSAPSSSSSSAPSSSSSAPSSSSSSAPSSSSSAPSSSSSSAPPSSSSAPSSSSSSAPSSSSSAPSSSSSAPSSSSSAPSSSSSSAPSSSSSAPSSSSSSAPSSSSSAPSSSSSSAPSSSSSAPSSSSSSAPSSSSSAPSSSSSSAPSSSSSAPSSSSSSAPSSSSSAPSSSSSSAPSSSSSAPSSSSSSAPSSSSSAPSSSSSSAPSSSSSAPSSSSSSAPSSSSSAPSSSSSAPSSSSSAPSSSSSAPSSSSSSAPSSSSSAPSSSSSSAPSSSSSAPSSSSSSAPSSSSSAPSSSSSSAPSSSSSAPSSSSSSAPSSSSSAPSSSSSSAPSSSSSAPSSSSSSAPSSSSSAPSSSSSSAPSSSSSAPSSSSSSAPSSSSSAPSSSSSSAPSSSSSAPSSSSSSAPSSSSSAPSSSSSSAPSSSSSAPSSSSSSAPSSSSSAPSSSSSAPSSSSSAPSSSSSSAPSSSSSAPSSSSSSAPSSSSSAPSSSSSSAPSSSSSAPSSSSSSAPSSSSSAPSSSSSSAPSSSSSAPSSSSSSAPSSSSSAPSSSSSSAPSSSSSAPSSSSSSAPPSSSSAPSSSSSSAPSSSSSAPSSSSSAPSSSSSAPSSSSSSAPSSSSSAPSSSSSSAPSSSSSAPSSSSSSAPSSSSSAPSSSSSSAPSSSSSAPSSSSSSAPSSSSSAPSSSSSSAPSSSSSAPSSSSSSAPSSSSSAPSSSSSSAPSSSSSAPSSSSSSAPSSSSSAPSSSSSAPSSSSSAPSSSSSAPSSSSSAPSSSSSSAPSSSSSAPSSSSSSAPSSSSSAPSSSSSSAPSSSSSAPSSSSSSAPSSSSSAPSSSSSAPSSSSSAPSSSSSSAPSSSSSAPSSSSSSAPSSSSSAPSSSSSSAPSSSSSAPSSSSSAPSSSSSAPSSSSSSAPSSSSSAPSSSSSAPSSSSSAPSSSSSSAPSSSSSAPSSSSSSAPSSSSSAPSSSSSSAPSSSSSAPSSSSSSAPSSSSSAPSSSSSSAPSSSSSAPSSSSSSAPSSSSSAPSSSSSAPSSSSSAPSSSSSSAPSSSSSAPSSSSSSAPSSSSSAPSSSSSSAPSSSSSAPSSSSSSAPSSSSSAPSSSSSSAPSSSSSAPSSSSSSAPSSSSSAPSSSSSSAPSSSSSAPSSSSSSAPSSSSSAPSSSSSSAPSSSSSAPSSSSSSAPSSSSSAPSSSSSSAPSSSSSAPSSSSSAPSSSSSAPSSSSSSAPSSSSSAPSSSSSAPSSSSSSAPSSSSSAPSSSSSSAPSSSSSAPSSSSSSAPSSSSSAPSSSSSAPSSSSSAPSSSSSSAPSSSSSAPSSSSSSAPSSSSSAPSSSSSSAPSSSSSAPSSSSSSAPSSSSSAPSSSSSSAPSSSSSAPSSSSSAPSSSSSAPSSSSSSAPSSSSSAPSSSSSSAPSSSSSAPSSSSSSAPSSSSSAPSSSSSSAPSSSSSAPSSSSSSAPSSSSSAPSSSSSSAPSSSSSAPSSSSSSAPSSSSSAPSSSSSSAPSSSSSAPSSSSSSAPSSSSSAPSSSSSSAPSSSSSAPSSSSSSAPSSSSSAPSSSSSAPSSSSSAPSSSSSSSSSAPSSSSSAPSSSSSSAPSSSSSAPSSSSSSAPSSSSSAPSSSSSSAPSSSSSAPSSSSSSAPSSSSSAPSSSSSSAPSSSSSAPSSSSSSAPSSSSSAPSSSSSSAPSSSSSAPSSSSSSAPSSSSSAPSSSSSSAPSSSSSAPSSSSSSAPSSSSSAPSSSSSSAPSSSSSAPSSSSSSAPSSSSSAPSSSSSSAPSSSSSAPSSSSSSAPSSSSSAPSSSSSSAPSSSSSAPSSSSSAPSSSSSAPSSSSSAPSSSSSAPSSSSSSAPSSSSSAPSSSSSSAPSSSSSAPSSSSSSAPSSSSSAPSSSSSSAPSSSSSAPSSSSSSAPSSSSSAPSSSSSSAPSSSSSAPSSSSSSAPSSSSSAPSSSSSSAPSSSSSAPSSSSSSAPSSSSSAPSSSSSSAPSSSSSAPSSSSSSAPSSSSSAPSSSSSRRESAPSSSSSAPSSSSSSAPSSSSSAPSSSSSSAPSSSSSAPSSSSSSAPSSSSSAPSSSSSSAPSSSSSAPSSSSSAPSSSSSAPSSSSSSAPSSSSSAPSSSSSAPSSSSSAPSSSSSSAPSSSSSAPSSSSSARRPAAAPRRRRRLRRLRRPAAAPRVVVLVVCAVPAAAPRRRRPRRLRRPAAAPRRRRPRRLRRPAAAPRRRRPRRLHRPAAAPRRRRPRRLHRPAAAPRRRRPRRLRRPAAAPRRRRPRRLRRPAAAPRRRRPRRLRRPAAAPRRRRPRRLRRPAAAPRRRRPRRLRRPAAAPRRRRPRRLRRPAAAPRRRRPRRLRRPAAAPRRRRPRRLRRPAAAPRRRPRRLHRPAAAPRRRRPRRLRRPAAAPRRRPRRLHRPAAAPRRRRPRRLRRPAAAPRRRPRRLHRPAAAPRRRRPRRLRRPAAAPRRRRPRRLRRPAAAPRRRPRRLHRPAAAPRRRPRRLHRPAAAPRRRRPRRLRRPAAAPRRRPRRLHRPAAAPRRRRPRRLRRPAAAPRRRPRRLHRPAAAPRRRRPRRLRRPAAAPRRRPRRLHRPAAAPRRRRPRRLRRPAAAPRRRPRRLHRPAAALRRRRPRRLRRPAAAPRRRRPRRLRRPAAAPRRRRPRRLHRPAAALRRRRPRRLRRPAAALRRRRPRRLRRPAAAPRRRRPRRLRRPAAAPRRRRPRRLRRPAAAPRRRRPRRLRRPAAAPRRRRPRRLHRPAAAPRRRRPRRLRRPAAAPRRRPRRLRRPAAALRRRRPRRLRRPAAALRRRRPRRLRRPAAAPRRRRPRRLRRPAAAPRRRRPRRLRRPAAAPRRRRPRRLRRPAAAPRRRPRRLHRPAAAPRRRRPRRLHRPAAAPRRRRPRRLRRPAAAPRRRRPRRLRRPAAALRRRRPRRLRRPAAAPRRRRPRRLRRPAAAPRRRPRRLRRPAAALRRRRPRRLRRPAAALRRRRPRRLHRPAAAPRRRRPRRLRRPAAALRRRRPRRLHRPAAALRRRRPRRLHRPAAAPRRRRPRRLHRPAAAPRRRRPRRLRRPAAALRRRRPRRLRRPAAAPRRRRPRRLRRPAAAPRRRRPRRLHRPAAALRRRRPRRLRRPAAAPRRRRPRRLHRPAAAPRRRRPRRLRRPAAAPRRRRPRRLRRPAAALRRRRPRRLRRPAATLRRRRPRRLRRPAAALRRRRPRRLRRPAAAPRRRRPRRLHRPAAAPRRRPRRLHRPAAAPRRRRPRRLHRPAAAPRRRRPRRLRRPAAAPRRRRPRRLHRPAAAPRCRRPRRLHRPAAAPRRRRPRRLRRPAAAPRRRRPRRLHRPAAAPRRRRPRRLHRPAASLLNAMVRYRITQQNR